GCGGTGCGGATTATCTCGGAAGCGGTGCGGCATTTGTGACCTCGACAAAGACGGACGCAGGTGCGATAGATCACAAGGTGCTGTCCGATGTTGCACATTCGGTCAAAATACCTGTGGTTGCGATAGGCGGCATAAATAAGGATAACATATCACAGCTTGAGGGGCTTGGCCTTGACGGAGTAGCGGTAGTGTCGGCAATTTTTGCGGCTGACGATATTTCGTCTGCTGTCATAGATTTAAAGGCTAAAGCCGAAAAAGCAGCGGAAAGTTCGGTAAAATAAGAAAGGACCTGATATTATGAAAAAGATACTTACAATAGCCGGCTCGGACTGCAGCGGCGGTGCGGGAATACAGGCTGACATAAAGACAATAACGATGCACGGAATGTACGCAATGAGCGCAATCACGGCGCTTACGGCGCAGAATACAACGGGCGTATACGGTATTATGAACAGCTCGGCTGATTTTCTGAAGAATCAGATAGACTGCATATTTAACGATATTCGTCCCGATGCTGTAAAAATAGGCATGGTAAGCGATGTTGAAATAATCGAGGCGATAGCGCAAAAGCTGAAAGAATACAAGGCTGTGAATATAGTAGCCGATCCTGTAATGGTAGCGACCAGCGGCAGCCGTCTTATCAGCGAGGACGCTACAGACGCACTTATGACAAGGCTTCTTCCTCTTGCGGATATTA
This window of the [Eubacterium] siraeum genome carries:
- the thiD gene encoding bifunctional hydroxymethylpyrimidine kinase/phosphomethylpyrimidine kinase → MKKILTIAGSDCSGGAGIQADIKTITMHGMYAMSAITALTAQNTTGVYGIMNSSADFLKNQIDCIFNDIRPDAVKIGMVSDVEIIEAIAQKLKEYKAVNIVADPVMVATSGSRLISEDATDALMTRLLPLADIITPNLAEAEVLTGMKITTREEMEKAAKVLSEKLPSTVGIVIKGGHLDDTADDLLYVGGENHWINGKRIDNPNTHGTGCTFSSAIACNLALTSDKVQAVTNAKEYLAGAIAAKLDLGKGSGPLMHNYKIVEKDI